In Mercenaria mercenaria strain notata chromosome 15, MADL_Memer_1, whole genome shotgun sequence, a single genomic region encodes these proteins:
- the LOC123532085 gene encoding uncharacterized protein LOC123532085, with protein MGVEILHYTGINLENPNSGSEEVTAILRTRHPPIITQRNGVQAALREADPVGTASRWSRVIQRRRYSVPSPNAVWHLDTNHALRRWRFVVHGGIDGFSRLVTFLRASSNNRAKTSFVFFLRSVADHGLPSRIRTDNGGEYVHVRRFMNTELGPNRGSAISGQSTHSQRIERLWRDVFTKVLDKFYKLFYHMEDYKLLDKNNEIHVFALHHTFLPRIDAELTSKFDELVSPAKRVYGEEWQKNISGKKLRMLIRSK; from the exons atgggggtcgaaatacttcattacaccggcataaATCTAGAAAATCCTAACTCTGGTAGCGAAGAG GTTACTGCAATCCTTCGTACACGACACCCACCAATAATTACCCAAAGAAATGGAGTTCAAGCTGCTTTGAGAGAAGCTGATCCTGTTGGAACAGCTTCACGTTGGTCAAGAGTTATTCAACGCAGGCGGTATTCCGTTCCTTCACCAAATGCAGTGTGGCATTTAGACACCAATCATGCATTAAGAAG GTGGCGATTTGTTGTCCATGGAGGTATTGATGGGTTTTCAAGGCTTGTTACTTTCCTGAGAGCCTCATCAAACAATCGAGCCAAGACCAGTTTCGTCTTCTTTCTTCGAAGTgttgctgatcatggtctgcctAGTCGAATACGTACAGATAATGGTGGAGAGTATGTACATGTTAGACGTTTTATGAATACAGAATTGGGACCAAATAGGGGAAGTGCTATTAGCGGCCAGTCTACACACAGTCAAAGAATTGAACGCTTATGGAGAGATGTCTTTACCAAAGTGTTggataaattttataaactattttATCATATGGAAGATTacaaacttttagataaaaacaatgaaattcatGTATTCGCTTTGCATCACACATTTTTACCACGGATCGATGCTgaattaacaagcaaattcgatgaattggtatcccccgccaaaagggtttatggtgaggaatggcaaaaaaatatatccggcaaaaagttaaggatgttaataagaagcaaataa